From Drosophila suzukii chromosome 2R, CBGP_Dsuzu_IsoJpt1.0, whole genome shotgun sequence, a single genomic window includes:
- the LOC108009183 gene encoding uncharacterized protein: protein MGSTQGHHAEMCFPQMNRQDLFDLAVTSGVKVLIRQVELFNEDLPISSSMMVQITSMFSRFILSGKSIKFILRLLYVACKLNKPTPSESKKEQARKVETAYLCLLELGAEKCYAYKDRDEGDFSVEIP from the coding sequence ATGGGGTCGACTCAGGGTCACCATGCTGAAATGTGTTTTCCACAAATGAACAGGCAAGATCTCTTCGATCTAGCCGTGACCTCTGGCGTCAAGGTTCTGATTCGACAGGTGGAACTGTTTAACGAGGACTTGCCGATCTCTTCAAGTATGATGGTTCAAATCACGTCCATGTTCTCCAGGTTTATTTTGTCCGGAAAGAGCATTAAGTTCATCCTCAGGCTGCTTTATGTGGCATGCAAGCTGAACAAACCCACGCCAAGTGAATCTAAGAAAGAACAAGCTCGAAAAGTCGAAACAGCCTACCTATGCTTGCTGGAGTTGGGTGCAGAAAAGTGCTATGCATATAAGGACAGGGACGAAGGTGACTTTTCTGTAGAGATTCCATGA